The following coding sequences lie in one Alloacidobacterium dinghuense genomic window:
- a CDS encoding FAD/NAD(P)-binding protein produces MTTSNELTRTIAIIGGGVSGALTAFHLIRQRTQARLIIIDRRPDLGLGLAYSTPSLRHLLNVPAGKISALPDQPDHFLNWLRKNHDSAATEKTFAPRAVFGRYIQSLLATTTGLRHEIATVTDLQPYDAGAVLTLDNGCELRADLIVLATGNFDPAPLPGITKAATESGLYHNNAWLSETYARLGPCEPVALVGTGLTGVDVLLRLRERGHRGKIIAVSRHGVFPNRHEDYSPLNTTAIPLSTPATCVAYLRALRTAIRNSAEWRAAIDSLRETTNDLWLRLPIEEQKRFRRHLQRRWEVVRHRMAPPIADIIEAELRNGTLEIREGHLHAVDASPAGAQVTVRTGIGKDSFYADRVINCTGPSMNYRRTSSTLLHNLFEKGLVIPGPLGAGFHCAENGALIDASGQASETIFNLGPGRLGDLLESIAIPEIRQQAVDLAFTLKARLSQQSAHAQEIETDIPTTDAVGEWVAA; encoded by the coding sequence ATGACGACATCGAACGAACTAACCAGGACAATCGCAATCATAGGGGGTGGAGTAAGCGGGGCACTTACAGCTTTCCATCTTATTCGGCAAAGAACACAAGCCCGACTCATCATCATCGACCGGCGACCTGATCTCGGCCTTGGCTTGGCCTATTCGACGCCCAGCCTGCGTCATCTGCTCAATGTTCCGGCAGGAAAGATCAGCGCACTGCCAGATCAGCCAGATCATTTTCTCAACTGGCTGCGCAAGAATCATGACTCCGCAGCAACCGAAAAAACCTTTGCGCCACGAGCTGTCTTTGGCCGATACATCCAGTCTCTCCTGGCAACGACGACCGGACTCAGGCACGAGATTGCAACGGTTACCGATCTTCAGCCGTATGACGCCGGCGCCGTCCTGACGCTGGATAACGGGTGCGAACTCCGGGCCGATCTGATCGTTCTTGCAACTGGAAACTTCGATCCTGCTCCCCTTCCCGGAATCACGAAAGCCGCAACTGAGTCTGGCTTGTATCACAACAATGCATGGTTATCAGAAACCTATGCACGATTGGGTCCGTGTGAGCCTGTGGCTCTCGTCGGAACAGGTCTTACAGGCGTTGACGTTCTGCTCAGATTGCGTGAGCGAGGCCACAGGGGAAAGATCATTGCCGTATCCCGTCACGGCGTCTTTCCGAATAGACATGAGGACTACAGCCCTCTGAATACAACCGCAATTCCACTGAGTACACCCGCAACCTGCGTCGCGTATCTCCGCGCTCTGCGGACTGCGATTCGAAACAGCGCCGAATGGAGAGCGGCCATAGACAGCCTCCGTGAGACGACGAATGACTTGTGGTTACGTCTTCCGATTGAGGAACAGAAGCGTTTCCGCCGTCATCTCCAGCGTAGGTGGGAAGTGGTACGCCACCGCATGGCCCCGCCAATCGCCGACATCATTGAAGCTGAGCTCCGGAACGGAACTCTCGAGATCCGCGAAGGCCACCTGCACGCTGTTGATGCTTCTCCTGCGGGAGCTCAAGTGACGGTCCGTACAGGCATCGGCAAGGATAGCTTCTACGCCGATCGAGTAATCAACTGCACTGGGCCGAGCATGAACTATCGCCGTACTTCCTCGACTCTGCTCCACAATCTGTTTGAGAAAGGCCTCGTGATTCCCGGCCCTCTGGGTGCGGGATTTCATTGCGCAGAAAATGGAGCCCTCATCGATGCGAGTGGGCAAGCTTCGGAGACCATCTTTAATCTCGGGCCCGGGCGTCTCGGTGACCTGCTTGAATCCATCGCCATTCCGGAGATCCGTCAACAAGCCGTCGATC